A section of the Thermodesulfobacteriota bacterium genome encodes:
- the zapB gene encoding cell division protein ZapB has translation MGEESFTLIEKKINDLVQVVATLKKEKAALAAELSRAEGEAKELGRKLSDLTKERGEVKDRVEKILSRLDSIEL, from the coding sequence ATGGGCGAGGAATCGTTCACGCTGATCGAGAAGAAGATCAACGACCTGGTCCAGGTCGTCGCCACCCTGAAGAAGGAGAAGGCGGCCCTTGCGGCGGAGCTTTCGCGCGCGGAAGGGGAGGCGAAGGAGCTGGGCAGAAAGCTTTCCGATCTGACGAAAGAGCGCGGTGAAGTGAAGGACCGCGTAGAGAAGATCCTGTCCCGCCTGGACAGCATTGAGTTATAG